In Staphylococcus saccharolyticus, one genomic interval encodes:
- a CDS encoding 5-formyltetrahydrofolate cyclo-ligase, with amino-acid sequence MSKRQIRQLKIEKLKSYNKRQKHTADVWLANQLYQSNFYQHAEKIGFVLSMAHEVNTYPIINYALLDNKKVFVPETDYHYQMTFKRLLNLDNIEKDSKGIYHSISNSEITNDLDLVVVPGIAFEKNGYRIGYGGGYYDKFLEKNKVQTISLLYDFQLTTFEKEPFDQPVDHLIIYNNDVVEE; translated from the coding sequence TTGAGTAAAAGACAAATACGTCAATTAAAAATCGAGAAATTAAAATCCTATAATAAAAGACAAAAACACACAGCTGATGTTTGGTTAGCAAATCAGCTATACCAATCCAATTTCTATCAACATGCTGAAAAAATAGGCTTCGTTTTATCGATGGCCCATGAAGTTAATACATATCCCATCATCAATTATGCTTTACTAGATAATAAAAAAGTTTTCGTTCCTGAAACTGATTATCATTATCAAATGACATTCAAACGATTACTAAACCTTGATAACATCGAGAAAGATAGTAAAGGTATTTATCACTCAATTTCTAATTCAGAAATTACTAATGACTTAGATTTAGTTGTTGTGCCTGGTATTGCCTTTGAAAAAAATGGTTATCGCATCGGCTATGGTGGTGGTTATTATGATAAATTCTTAGAGAAAAACAAAGTTCAAACAATCAGCTTATTATATGATTTTCAACTGACTACATTTGAAAAAGAACCTTTCGATCAACCTGTAGATCATTTAATAATATATAATAACGATGTAGTGGAGGAATAA
- a CDS encoding rhomboid family protein produces MNINKLYWKTLYYWIRYLNYDLIHQEKDDNEIWLAHKRKKSIAIFRKEVSSTQEIRFDKSNFLERPKDVEQRVGYKPHAIDFYYFSDKNISEDNMNEAQPEKLQFHILNNVTDLKQIISNLVLFKMLSNDEDKKTYSYYKRKVLTNNPLDKHMQRFSPATYVLILINIVVWLCMILYLNRFSDVKLLEVGGLVHFNVVHSEWYRLISSMFLHFNFEHILMNMLSLFIFGKIIESILGSWRMLTIYFVAGLYGNFVSLSFNTSTISVGSSGAIFGLIGSIFAIMYLSKTFDKKVIGPLLIALAILIGLSLFMSNINIMAHLGGFIGGLLITFIGYYFTVNCNLFWIFLIIFVLIFVALQVRIFTINEDNIYDKLIKDEMLNGNYKEAKDVVNQTLNKNYADDETYYLSGLITATQSSQSEAIAEWERGLKSFPNSGILNYELAIANRSLSDNKKAMKYINKAVKNNPRNANYKSLEKELSESSDSKDK; encoded by the coding sequence ATGAATATTAATAAACTTTATTGGAAAACCTTATACTACTGGATTAGGTATTTAAACTACGATTTAATTCATCAAGAAAAGGATGATAATGAAATTTGGTTAGCCCACAAACGAAAAAAATCGATAGCGATATTTAGAAAAGAGGTAAGTTCCACTCAAGAAATTAGATTTGATAAATCTAATTTCTTAGAACGGCCAAAAGATGTAGAACAACGAGTCGGATATAAACCACATGCGATTGATTTTTATTATTTTTCAGATAAAAATATTTCTGAAGACAATATGAATGAAGCGCAACCAGAAAAATTACAATTTCATATATTAAATAATGTGACAGACTTAAAACAAATAATTTCTAATTTGGTTTTATTCAAAATGTTATCAAATGATGAAGATAAGAAAACATATTCATACTACAAACGAAAAGTATTAACTAACAATCCATTAGATAAACATATGCAAAGATTTTCACCAGCAACATATGTATTAATTTTAATAAATATCGTTGTGTGGTTATGCATGATTTTATACTTAAATAGATTTTCAGATGTTAAACTTTTAGAAGTTGGTGGACTAGTTCACTTTAATGTTGTGCATAGTGAGTGGTATAGACTTATCTCCTCTATGTTCTTACATTTTAATTTTGAACATATTTTAATGAATATGCTCTCATTATTTATATTTGGGAAAATAATTGAATCTATCTTAGGTTCATGGAGAATGCTTACCATCTATTTTGTAGCAGGTTTATACGGAAATTTCGTTTCTTTATCATTTAATACTTCAACGATTTCTGTAGGATCAAGTGGTGCAATATTTGGATTAATTGGGTCTATTTTTGCAATAATGTATTTGAGTAAAACCTTCGATAAAAAGGTAATTGGACCGTTACTTATCGCTTTAGCAATTTTAATAGGACTATCTCTTTTCATGTCAAACATCAATATAATGGCTCACTTAGGTGGTTTTATAGGTGGTCTATTAATCACTTTCATCGGCTATTACTTTACAGTTAATTGTAATTTGTTCTGGATATTCCTTATTATATTTGTACTTATTTTCGTCGCTTTACAAGTTAGAATTTTTACTATAAATGAAGATAATATTTATGATAAATTAATTAAAGATGAGATGTTAAATGGAAATTATAAAGAAGCTAAAGACGTAGTGAATCAAACATTAAATAAAAATTACGCTGATGATGAAACCTATTATTTAAGTGGATTAATCACAGCTACTCAAAGTTCACAATCTGAAGCTATAGCAGAATGGGAAAGAGGATTAAAAAGTTTTCCTAATTCCGGAATACTTAATTATGAATTAGCCATCGCTAATCGTTCACTAAGTGATAATAAAAAAGCTATGAAATATATTAATAAAGCTGTCAAAAATAATCCGAGGAATGCAAATTACAAAAGCTTAGAAAAAGAGTTGAGTGAATCAAGTGACTCGAAAGATAAATAA
- a CDS encoding YqgQ family protein has translation MTRKINNFYDVLQLLKNYGFIIYFKNPADMYEMMSQEIKSLYHYKLVSKDEYLKCILIINQRRNEHK, from the coding sequence GTGACTCGAAAGATAAATAACTTTTATGATGTATTACAATTACTCAAAAACTACGGATTCATTATTTATTTTAAGAATCCTGCGGACATGTATGAAATGATGTCTCAAGAGATAAAATCTTTATATCATTATAAGTTAGTGTCTAAAGATGAATATCTCAAATGTATATTGATAATTAATCAAAGAAGGAATGAACATAAATGA
- a CDS encoding glucokinase, translating to MTNIILAADVGGTTCKLGIFDKDLEQLHKWSIHTDTSDHTGELLLRNIYDSFVENIEEFNYDFNNVLGVGIGVPGPVNFETGIVNGAVNLHWSGNVNVRQIFQKFVDCPVYVDNDANVAALGEKHKGAGENADDVVAITLGTGLGGSIISNGEIVHGHNGSGAEIGHMRADFDQRFKCNCGKSGCIETVASATGVVNLVNFYYPKLTFKSSILQLIKDNNVTAKAVFDSAKAGDQFCIFITEKVANYIGYLCSIISVTSNPKYIVLGGGMSTAGLILIENIKTEYRNLTFTPAQFETEIVQAKLGNDAGITGAAGLIKTYVLEKEGAK from the coding sequence ATGACGAATATTATTTTAGCGGCGGATGTTGGTGGAACAACGTGTAAATTGGGAATTTTTGATAAAGACCTGGAACAATTACATAAATGGTCTATTCATACAGATACAAGTGATCACACCGGTGAATTACTTTTAAGAAATATTTATGATTCTTTTGTTGAAAATATTGAAGAATTTAATTACGACTTTAACAATGTACTAGGTGTTGGTATAGGCGTACCAGGACCAGTAAATTTTGAAACAGGTATTGTTAATGGTGCTGTTAATTTACATTGGTCTGGGAATGTTAATGTAAGGCAAATTTTCCAAAAATTTGTTGATTGTCCAGTATATGTCGATAATGATGCTAATGTAGCAGCATTGGGAGAAAAACATAAGGGTGCAGGTGAAAATGCTGATGATGTTGTAGCAATTACGTTAGGTACAGGACTTGGTGGCAGTATTATTTCTAATGGTGAAATTGTTCATGGCCATAATGGTTCTGGTGCAGAGATTGGACATATGAGAGCAGATTTTGATCAACGTTTTAAATGTAATTGTGGTAAATCTGGATGTATTGAAACAGTCGCTTCGGCAACTGGTGTAGTAAATTTAGTGAATTTTTACTACCCGAAATTAACGTTTAAATCATCTATTTTACAACTTATTAAAGATAACAATGTGACAGCCAAAGCAGTGTTTGATTCTGCAAAAGCTGGAGATCAATTCTGTATCTTCATAACTGAAAAGGTAGCAAATTATATCGGTTATTTATGTAGTATTATCAGTGTGACAAGCAATCCAAAATACATTGTATTAGGTGGTGGCATGTCGACTGCTGGTTTAATATTGATTGAGAATATAAAAACAGAATATCGCAACTTAACTTTTACTCCGGCACAATTTGAGACTGAAATTGTTCAAGCTAAATTAGGAAATGATGCAGGAATTACTGGTGCAGCGGGACTTATTAAAACTTATGTTCTTGAAAAAGAGGGTGCAAAATAA
- a CDS encoding MTH1187 family thiamine-binding protein translates to MAIVDVVVIPVGTEGPSVSRYIAEIQTKLNEFKQQGKIDYQLTPMNTLIEGDLKDLFEVIQAIHELPFDKGLDRVCTNIRIDDRRDKSRKMNDKLKSVQKHLDNSGEL, encoded by the coding sequence ATGGCAATTGTAGATGTAGTAGTTATTCCAGTAGGAACTGAAGGACCAAGCGTTAGTAGATATATTGCAGAAATACAAACTAAATTAAACGAATTTAAACAACAAGGTAAAATTGATTATCAATTAACACCTATGAACACATTAATTGAAGGAGACTTAAAAGACTTGTTCGAAGTTATCCAAGCAATTCACGAACTTCCTTTTGATAAAGGATTAGATCGAGTTTGCACAAATATTCGTATTGATGATCGTCGTGATAAATCTAGAAAAATGAATGATAAACTTAAATCTGTTCAAAAACATTTAGATAATAGTGGTGAACTATAA
- a CDS encoding MBL fold metallo-hydrolase translates to MRISSLTLGLVDTNTYFIEDDNHLLLIDPSSESDRIIKKLNQINKPLKAILLTHAHYDHIGALDDIINKYNVPVYMHDEEFDFLKDPEKNGAAKFKQYGMPQVISDAKPLSIKEGPTTIEGFHFSVLHTPGHSPGSLSYVFKDFAVVGDTLFNNGIGRTDLYRGDFETLVDSIKDKLFELDGDLPLFPGHGPYTTVDDEQLNPFLNG, encoded by the coding sequence ATGAGAATTTCAAGTTTAACTTTAGGGTTAGTAGACACAAATACTTATTTTATCGAAGATGATAATCATTTGTTATTAATAGATCCATCAAGCGAAAGTGATAGAATCATTAAAAAGTTAAATCAAATAAATAAACCTTTAAAAGCTATTCTCTTAACACATGCTCATTATGACCATATAGGTGCATTGGACGATATTATTAATAAATACAACGTTCCGGTATATATGCACGATGAAGAATTTGATTTCTTAAAGGATCCTGAAAAAAATGGTGCAGCAAAATTCAAACAATATGGAATGCCTCAAGTTATAAGTGATGCAAAGCCATTAAGCATCAAAGAAGGACCAACAACAATAGAAGGATTTCATTTTAGTGTATTACACACTCCTGGACATTCGCCTGGAAGTTTAAGCTATGTATTTAAAGATTTTGCAGTGGTTGGGGATACTTTATTTAATAATGGTATAGGACGCACTGACCTTTATAGAGGAGACTTCGAAACTTTAGTTGATTCTATTAAGGACAAACTTTTTGAATTAGATGGAGATTTACCTTTATTTCCAGGACATGGACCATACACCACAGTAGATGACGAGCAACTCAATCCATTTTTAAATGGATAG
- the comGB gene encoding competence type IV pilus assembly protein ComGB gives MKKLSISIFKYKKRNLSVIQSTELLQRLYQLLNHGFTLFESFRFLNHHFDYKDKTLSHSIIHSIQTGSTCYDILKLIGYPDIILIQIKFAKNYGSLEKALIDSIHYMERNIKAKKQLIKTLQYSIVLISIFMIILIVLNMTVIPQFQQLYSTMNVELSIFQNILTTLITQLPKTLGIISLILIIGIFILLRYFRKLSIKKQIYYILKVPILQSYDKILRTYQFSNELSLFYKNSISLQQIVNIYKSEQNNAFFKFLGNYLHDETNKGIPLPIILKQLQCFQYDMVKFMQQGEKSGKLDIELKLYSQMLLQQFEDKVIKHTKFIQPIIFFILGLFIVSLYLVIMLPMFELMQTIK, from the coding sequence GTGAAGAAGTTGTCAATAAGTATATTTAAATATAAAAAAAGAAATCTATCAGTAATTCAATCTACTGAATTACTTCAAAGACTATACCAATTGTTAAATCATGGCTTTACATTATTTGAAAGCTTTAGGTTCTTAAATCACCATTTTGACTATAAAGACAAAACTTTAAGTCACTCAATCATTCATTCCATACAAACTGGTTCAACGTGTTATGATATTTTAAAACTGATTGGTTATCCTGACATTATACTAATTCAAATTAAATTTGCAAAGAATTATGGAAGTTTAGAGAAAGCATTAATAGATTCAATCCATTATATGGAAAGGAACATAAAAGCAAAAAAGCAACTCATTAAAACCTTACAGTATTCAATAGTACTAATAAGTATATTTATGATCATTCTCATTGTCTTAAATATGACTGTTATACCTCAATTTCAACAGCTATACTCAACTATGAATGTAGAATTATCTATATTCCAAAATATTTTAACTACTCTAATTACTCAACTCCCTAAAACCCTTGGAATAATTTCACTTATTCTCATTATAGGCATTTTCATTTTATTAAGATATTTTAGAAAACTATCAATTAAAAAACAGATATACTATATTCTTAAAGTCCCAATTCTTCAATCTTATGACAAAATTTTAAGAACATATCAATTTTCTAACGAACTCTCTCTTTTCTATAAAAATAGTATTAGTCTTCAGCAAATCGTAAATATTTATAAAAGTGAACAAAATAATGCCTTCTTTAAATTTTTAGGTAATTATCTTCACGATGAAACAAACAAAGGTATCCCTCTACCTATCATATTAAAACAATTACAATGCTTCCAATACGACATGGTTAAATTTATGCAACAAGGTGAAAAAAGTGGAAAACTAGATATTGAATTGAAATTATACAGCCAAATGTTATTACAACAATTTGAAGATAAAGTTATAAAACATACTAAGTTTATTCAACCTATTATATTTTTCATATTAGGGTTATTTATCGTTTCATTATATTTAGTAATAATGCTTCCTATGTTCGAACTTATGCAAACAATAAAATAA
- the comGD gene encoding competence type IV pilus minor pilin ComGD — MQISKAKAFTLIEMLSILLIISCLILTTLWSRSLLNIKTLNEEYKIEQLITKFNYFKSKAISNESSITLLFFNNTGRVQVVEEKGNKYRFNIKGGKVINIAKLNTINFDKYGNISNFGSLMKEHIYKIIFHIEKGRIRYVKI; from the coding sequence TTGCAAATTAGCAAAGCTAAAGCATTTACCTTAATAGAGATGTTATCAATATTGTTGATTATTAGTTGCCTAATATTAACTACCCTTTGGTCACGAAGTTTACTAAACATAAAAACTTTAAACGAAGAGTATAAAATTGAACAATTAATCACAAAATTCAATTATTTCAAATCAAAAGCTATTAGTAATGAAAGTTCAATTACTTTATTATTTTTCAATAATACAGGAAGAGTACAAGTAGTAGAAGAAAAAGGTAATAAATATAGATTCAATATCAAAGGTGGTAAAGTGATTAATATTGCTAAACTTAATACTATTAATTTCGATAAATATGGAAATATTAGCAATTTTGGCTCTCTAATGAAAGAACATATTTATAAAATAATTTTCCATATTGAAAAAGGGCGAATAAGATATGTCAAAATTTAA
- a CDS encoding shikimate kinase, whose product MKLRNAQLPIIFIGFMGTGKTTVGQYLSDLQNLSYVDLDEYIEVNECKSIPEIFSNKGEHGFRYLESKYLTECFDSFDVISTGGGIIENSASLELLKRQNYVIWLDCDIDIIYRRIVNDPHRPNAMNKTLEQLKALYSSRISRYNEIAFMKVNSALTVSEIYQEIINELSSD is encoded by the coding sequence ATTAAATTGAGAAATGCGCAATTACCCATCATATTCATAGGCTTTATGGGTACTGGTAAAACTACAGTTGGACAATATCTATCTGACCTTCAAAATTTAAGTTATGTCGATTTAGATGAGTATATAGAGGTAAATGAATGTAAATCTATTCCCGAAATATTTAGCAATAAAGGGGAACATGGATTTAGATATTTAGAATCCAAATACTTAACTGAATGTTTTGATTCTTTTGATGTTATTTCAACGGGTGGTGGTATCATTGAAAATTCTGCATCGCTAGAATTACTCAAACGACAAAACTATGTAATTTGGCTTGATTGTGATATCGACATTATTTATCGACGTATTGTTAATGACCCACATAGGCCTAACGCTATGAACAAGACACTTGAACAGCTAAAAGCATTGTATTCGTCAAGAATTTCAAGATATAATGAAATCGCATTCATGAAAGTGAATAGTGCACTTACTGTTTCTGAGATTTATCAAGAAATAATAAATGAATTATCTAGCGATTGA
- the gcvT gene encoding glycine cleavage system aminomethyltransferase GcvT, with amino-acid sequence MTRELRKTPLYQNYIDCGAKIIEFGGWAMPVQFSSIKEEHNAVRYGIGLFDVSHMGEIEIKGNEADEFVQFILSNDANNLTSSKAIYSAMCNEEGGVIDDLVTYKIDDNQYLLIVNAANTNKDFKWMTKQSAKFNVIINDVSAKYGQLAIQGPKARDLINKLVNIDVNKMKVFEFKKDIKLFDKTIILSQSGYTGEDGFEVYCQADDTRHIWNHLLEYNVTPCGLGARDTLRLEAGLPLHGQDLTESITPYEGGIAFAAKPLIDQDFIGKSVLKAQKEKGAHLRTVGLELLEKGIARTSYKVLDKAGNHIGEVTSGTQSPSSGKSIALAIIDRNAFEMGKEVIVQIRKRQVKANIVKKSQITK; translated from the coding sequence ATGACAAGAGAATTAAGAAAAACACCTTTATACCAAAACTATATTGATTGTGGTGCTAAAATTATTGAATTTGGTGGTTGGGCCATGCCCGTTCAATTTTCAAGTATTAAAGAAGAACATAATGCAGTTAGATACGGAATTGGTCTTTTCGATGTAAGTCACATGGGGGAAATAGAGATAAAAGGTAATGAAGCTGATGAATTTGTGCAATTCATTCTATCCAATGATGCAAATAACCTTACATCATCTAAAGCCATTTATAGCGCAATGTGTAATGAAGAGGGTGGCGTGATTGATGATTTAGTCACATACAAAATAGATGACAATCAGTATTTGCTCATTGTCAACGCAGCAAATACCAATAAAGACTTTAAATGGATGACTAAACAAAGCGCAAAATTTAACGTCATTATAAATGATGTATCAGCAAAATATGGACAATTAGCAATTCAAGGACCAAAAGCAAGAGACTTAATAAATAAGCTCGTCAATATTGACGTAAATAAAATGAAAGTGTTTGAGTTTAAAAAAGATATAAAATTATTCGACAAGACCATTATTTTATCTCAATCCGGATATACAGGTGAAGATGGTTTTGAAGTTTATTGTCAAGCTGATGATACCCGACATATATGGAATCACTTACTCGAATACAATGTGACACCTTGTGGATTAGGAGCTCGTGACACACTTAGACTTGAAGCTGGATTACCTTTACATGGTCAAGATTTAACTGAATCAATCACTCCTTATGAAGGAGGTATTGCATTTGCTGCCAAACCTTTAATAGACCAAGATTTCATCGGTAAATCAGTATTAAAGGCCCAAAAAGAGAAAGGTGCACACTTAAGAACTGTAGGACTCGAATTATTAGAAAAAGGTATCGCTAGAACAAGCTATAAAGTACTTGATAAAGCAGGCAATCATATAGGAGAAGTTACATCTGGCACTCAGTCACCTTCATCTGGTAAATCAATTGCACTAGCTATTATAGATAGAAACGCCTTTGAGATGGGAAAAGAAGTCATCGTACAAATCAGAAAGCGACAAGTTAAGGCTAATATTGTTAAGAAAAGTCAAATTACAAAATAA